The Mytilus trossulus isolate FHL-02 chromosome 3, PNRI_Mtr1.1.1.hap1, whole genome shotgun sequence genome contains a region encoding:
- the LOC134709372 gene encoding uncharacterized protein LOC134709372, producing MLVAVVWIALFSVSHGGTKIPETTNVIFSMIEGDMSWNEASVECQTRGGRLLNIYDEVRKIATSYYVRHMKDSSVLSSAFWIGLHDVNGSNTDGIFKWSDCSAITSSYWSTTTQANGEFCVSASQFDLSWKIRPCTDKLPAVCENRQPCSCKLSFDSDNCADLETSVSSTKLGLSEEDCKTQCLLHVRSNEQCWGISYDPSTSTCILHERLQTKKTCTLPLRYYRKACFSYRADPFPRKNTIFTNTDVNPESVCTTGDDPIESSIDCNYTLSVDITPPPCSCPKCGSQVSGLPDFWGNSTLQEQIDWLVTSLKVDKTNTSIMRRRKYSATDSRVTAASIGYAGAAILILVVSGIVILDMNRLWRDIKQAFKGVHMYILNKK from the exons ATGTTGGTAGCGGTTGTATGGATTGCTTTATTTTCTGTAAGCCATG GAGGAACAAAAATACCCGAAACCACCAATGTCATCTTTAGTATGATAGAAGGGGACATGAGCTGGAACGAGGCTTCCGTGGAATGCCAAACACGTGGTGGCCGTCTTCTTAATATATATGATGAAGTTCGGAAAATTGCAACCTCCTATTATGTTAGACACATGAAAGATTCCAGTGTTTT GTCGTCTGCCTTCTGGATAGGATTGCATGATGTAAATGGTAGCAATACAGATGGTATTTTCAAGTGGTCAGACTGCAGCGCCATAACGTCTTCATATTGGTCGACCACAACACAGGCGAACGGTGAATTCTGTGTATCTGCCAGCCAATTTGATCTGTCATGGAAAATTCGTCCTTGTACTGACAAACTGCCTGCTGTATGTGAAAATCGTCAACCAT GTTCTTGTAAACTTAGTTTTGATTCTGACAATTGTGCTGATTTAGAAACCTCTGTCAGCTCAACAAAACTTGGACTATCAGAGGAGGACTGTAAGACTCAGTGTCTGCTGCATGTCCGGTCTAATGAGCAGTGCTGGGGTATATCTTATGATCCCAGCACGTCAACTTGTATTCTACATGAAAGACtacagacaaaaaaaacatgcacTCTTCCTCTAAGATATTATAGGAAGGCTTGTTTTTCTTACC GTGCCGATCCTTTCCCACgtaaaaacacaattttcacCAACACTGACGTGAACCCGGAATCTGTGTGTACCACAGGTGATGACCCAATTGAATCTAGCATTGATTGTAATTACACACTGTCGGTGGACATTACACCTCCACCCTGTTCCTGTCCTAAATGTGGATCACAGGTGTCTGGTTTACCTGATTTCTGGGGTAACAGTACATTACAAGAACAAATTGATTGGCTTGTAACAAGCCTGAAAGTAGATAAAACTAATACTTCTATCATGCGCCGAAGGAAATACAGTGCTACCGATTCTCGTGTGACTGCAGCCAGTATTGGCTATGCAGGAGCTGCCATTTTAATACTGGTTGTCAGCGGTATTGTTATTTTAGATATGAACAGACTATGGAGAGATATCAAACAGGCATTTAAAGGAGTACACATgtacatattaaataaaaaatga